From Candidatus Cloacimonadota bacterium, one genomic window encodes:
- a CDS encoding sigma-70 family RNA polymerase sigma factor yields the protein MRKEQFEEFLSANEKRIYHYLLNLLGNDSDASDVVQMVFISFYEHIDRVEEATALAYVYRIAYNKSMTFLKQKSRYVSLEPQSFEHLPDTNKPEPEPDYQPLRQAIRELPPRLAGVIQLQYFEKLSYKEISEQLGISVKAVESLLVRAKKQLRKKLLKDKSQAGV from the coding sequence ATGCGAAAAGAGCAGTTCGAAGAGTTCCTCAGCGCCAACGAAAAGCGGATCTACCATTATCTGCTGAATCTTTTGGGCAACGACAGCGACGCCAGCGACGTCGTGCAGATGGTCTTTATCTCTTTTTACGAGCACATCGACCGCGTGGAGGAAGCCACCGCCCTGGCCTACGTTTACCGCATCGCCTACAACAAAAGCATGACCTTCCTGAAACAAAAAAGCCGCTACGTGAGCCTCGAACCCCAATCTTTCGAACACCTTCCCGACACCAATAAACCCGAGCCCGAGCCGGATTACCAGCCTCTGCGCCAGGCCATCCGCGAACTGCCGCCCCGCCTGGCCGGCGTGATCCAGCTGCAGTACTTTGAAAAGCTCAGTTACAAGGAAATCTCCGAGCAACTGGGCATCAGCGTGAAAGCGGTGGAATCGCTGTTGGTGCGGGCCAAAAAGCAACTGCGGAAAAAATTGTTGAAGGATAAAAGCCAAGCTGGAGTATAG
- a CDS encoding Spy/CpxP family protein refolding chaperone produces MKKFALISITILMLASMLVAQGKDYPQMQRDPNSYGPGRGAKLAPRPEWDGTSMDMLKELNLSDAQAKKLSDLQISQRKAMNTINAEIDNLRIDLNASLKKDDFVSARKLNDQLHEKMRLKATTRIDHREEILKELTPEQQEKFRPMFMERQYGRPNGSKHPMPRQLNELNPVQLHRHQRNMMNRDCQGCEDCQDNNEK; encoded by the coding sequence ATGAAAAAATTCGCCCTTATCTCGATAACCATCCTGATGCTGGCCAGCATGCTGGTCGCCCAGGGTAAAGACTATCCCCAGATGCAGAGAGACCCCAACAGCTACGGCCCCGGCCGCGGCGCCAAACTTGCCCCCCGCCCCGAATGGGACGGCACCTCCATGGACATGCTGAAAGAACTCAACCTCAGCGACGCCCAGGCCAAAAAACTCAGCGATTTGCAGATCTCACAGCGCAAGGCGATGAACACCATCAACGCCGAGATCGACAATCTGCGGATCGATCTCAACGCCTCCCTCAAGAAAGACGATTTCGTCTCGGCCCGCAAACTCAACGACCAGCTGCATGAGAAAATGCGCCTGAAAGCCACCACCCGCATCGACCACCGGGAAGAGATCCTCAAAGAACTCACCCCCGAACAGCAGGAAAAATTCCGCCCCATGTTCATGGAACGGCAGTACGGACGCCCCAACGGCTCCAAACACCCCATGCCGCGCCAGCTGAACGAACTGAACCCCGTGCAACTCCACCGCCACCAGCGCAACATGATGAACCGGGACTGCCAGGGTTGCGAAGATTGCCAGGATAACAACGAAAAGTAG
- a CDS encoding T9SS type A sorting domain-containing protein, producing MNRMLVLLALLVFAGSLPAFIAEGESNLFEITGTPVGDHFLPPATQITGMQPASPNPFRGDGQTRVVLTVTAGETAICGIYNLSGQLVLSRAYSSGSHQFAWDGSDSQGNPCASGIYLIRLKSRSHSSSAKLVLIK from the coding sequence ATGAACAGGATGCTTGTTCTCCTGGCTCTTCTCGTTTTCGCGGGAAGCCTGCCTGCCTTCATCGCAGAAGGCGAATCGAATCTGTTTGAGATCACGGGAACCCCGGTGGGTGATCATTTTCTGCCTCCCGCCACCCAGATCACCGGCATGCAGCCTGCGAGTCCCAATCCTTTCCGCGGCGACGGTCAGACCAGAGTTGTCCTAACCGTAACAGCCGGTGAAACAGCTATCTGCGGCATCTACAACCTCTCTGGGCAGCTCGTGCTGTCCCGTGCCTATTCTTCCGGCAGCCACCAGTTCGCTTGGGATGGAAGCGATTCCCAGGGAAATCCCTGCGCCAGTGGCATCTACTTAATCCGCCTGAAATCCCGCAGTCACAGCTCCAGCGCCAAACTGGTGCTGATCAAGTGA
- a CDS encoding SUMF1/EgtB/PvdO family nonheme iron enzyme, whose amino-acid sequence MNKLLLLTLLLAATLLAAAPVLTNVAAGQLNDQVLISYQLAHPDDLPCDVSLQVSNDGGASYTIFPAALSGDFGTIAATSAGAQYQINWDYAQDGVGNGNNYRVKVIADDGAGEVAPPVFTPPAGSYENAQNVTITCATNGATIRYTTDGSDPDPNSPEYSTPVPINETTTLKARGFKPGWTASAISSAEYTITPSNMVFLPGGSFTMGDTRGVGDVDELPTHSVILSPFYIGRCEVTQGEWQAVMGSNPASGYGVGDNYPVYSISFYSILKFCNLLSLSEGFTPVYSISGSTNPADWGTVPTSWNDDWSAVVCDWTANGYRMPTEAEWEYAARGGTNTPDYLYAGSEDINAVAWYNGNNTPDGTKPVGTKAPNGIGAYDFSGNVWEWCWDWNGDYSAAAQTNPTGPATGDYRIIRSGFFLNTADYCRVTKRYSAYVYDAGFYVGFRLGRTGL is encoded by the coding sequence ATGAACAAGCTTCTGCTCCTCACCCTGCTCCTGGCAGCCACTCTTCTTGCGGCGGCTCCGGTGCTGACAAACGTGGCGGCCGGCCAGTTGAACGATCAGGTTTTGATCAGTTACCAACTGGCCCACCCGGACGATCTGCCCTGCGACGTCTCGCTGCAGGTTTCCAACGATGGCGGGGCCAGCTACACCATCTTTCCCGCCGCCCTCAGCGGAGATTTTGGGACCATCGCGGCCACGTCCGCCGGCGCTCAATATCAGATAAACTGGGATTACGCCCAGGACGGAGTGGGCAACGGCAACAACTACCGCGTGAAAGTGATCGCCGATGATGGCGCCGGAGAGGTTGCCCCGCCTGTCTTCACTCCCCCCGCCGGTTCCTACGAAAACGCGCAAAACGTGACCATCACCTGCGCCACGAACGGAGCTACCATCCGCTACACCACCGACGGCAGCGATCCTGATCCCAATTCGCCGGAGTATTCAACCCCCGTCCCCATCAACGAGACCACCACCCTGAAAGCGCGGGGATTCAAGCCGGGCTGGACTGCCAGCGCCATCAGCAGCGCGGAATACACCATCACTCCTTCCAACATGGTCTTTCTCCCCGGCGGCTCGTTCACGATGGGCGACACCAGAGGGGTGGGGGACGTCGACGAACTTCCCACCCACAGCGTGATCCTGAGTCCTTTCTACATCGGAAGGTGCGAGGTGACCCAAGGCGAGTGGCAGGCTGTGATGGGCTCCAACCCCGCCAGCGGCTACGGGGTGGGCGACAATTATCCCGTCTACAGCATCTCTTTCTACTCCATCCTGAAATTCTGCAACCTGCTCAGCCTCTCTGAAGGCTTCACCCCGGTCTATTCGATCTCCGGATCCACCAATCCCGCTGACTGGGGCACCGTTCCCACCAGCTGGAATGACGATTGGAGCGCTGTGGTCTGTGACTGGACCGCCAACGGCTACCGCATGCCCACCGAGGCGGAATGGGAATATGCCGCCCGCGGCGGAACCAATACCCCGGACTACCTCTACGCGGGTTCGGAAGACATCAACGCCGTGGCCTGGTACAACGGCAACAACACACCCGATGGCACGAAACCCGTGGGAACCAAAGCGCCCAACGGCATCGGCGCATACGACTTCAGCGGCAACGTCTGGGAATGGTGCTGGGACTGGAATGGCGATTACTCCGCTGCCGCTCAGACCAATCCCACCGGACCTGCCACCGGAGATTACCGGATCATACGCAGCGGCTTCTTTCTGAACACTGCAGATTACTGCCGTGTCACGAAGCGCTACAGCGCTTATGTTTACGACGCCGGCTTCTACGTCGGTTTCCGCCTTGGCCGGACAGGCCTGTGA